A region from the Flavobacteriales bacterium genome encodes:
- the fsa gene encoding fructose-6-phosphate aldolase, producing the protein MKFFIDTASLAQIKEAHDLGVLDGVTTNPSLMAREGISGEERVLKHYVDICNIVDGDVSAEVISTDFNGMVSEGERLAALHPNIVVKVPMIKEGVKAIKHFTGKGIKTNCTLVFGAGQALLAAKAGATYVSPFIGRLDDISQDGVQLISQIRRIYDNYGMATQILAASIRHPLHIVQCAEVGADVATCPLSAITALFNHPLTDMGLEKFLADHRKAQAAK; encoded by the coding sequence ATGAAGTTCTTCATCGATACGGCCAGTTTGGCACAGATCAAAGAGGCCCACGACCTGGGCGTGCTGGACGGTGTTACCACCAACCCGAGCCTGATGGCGAGGGAAGGGATCAGCGGCGAGGAGCGCGTGCTGAAGCACTACGTGGACATCTGCAATATCGTGGACGGTGATGTGAGCGCCGAGGTGATCTCCACCGATTTCAACGGCATGGTATCCGAGGGCGAACGCCTGGCCGCCTTGCATCCGAACATCGTGGTGAAGGTGCCTATGATCAAGGAAGGCGTGAAGGCCATCAAGCACTTCACCGGAAAAGGCATCAAGACAAACTGCACCCTGGTGTTCGGAGCCGGACAAGCGCTGCTAGCTGCCAAGGCCGGGGCCACCTACGTTTCACCGTTCATCGGCCGCTTGGACGACATCAGCCAAGATGGGGTGCAGCTCATCTCACAGATCCGGCGCATCTACGACAACTACGGTATGGCCACCCAGATACTCGCGGCCAGCATCCGTCACCCGCTGCACATCGTGCAATGCGCCGAGGTAGGTGCCGACGTGGCCACATGCCCGCTGAGCGCCATCACCGCATTGTTCAATCATCCGCTTACCGACATGGGCCTGGAGAAATTCCTTGCCGATCACCGCAAAGCACAAGCAGCGAAGTAG
- a CDS encoding sugar transferase, translated as MNKRKQVARYIAADLLGSAAAWTLFWIYRKMELEPAKFQYDIPLTFDQNFFKGLVLLPLFWFGLYTLIGGYTDIYRRFRTKEVGQTLLISLIGVSVIFFTLLLDDEVEDHLRSFIALFILHFGITFTLRFRLTSRTVARVHDRRYGFNTVLVGGNERALAIYNEIEAMPKSPGNRFIGFVQVNGSDQQLTAVGLKRLGKINELQRIIPEYGVEEVIVAVESGEHEHISRILNEVEGTGVRTKIIPDMYDILSGSVKMTSIFGTPLIEVNPQIMPAWQFSLKRTIDVLLSALALAVLAVPMLIIALIVKLSSPGPVFFTQERVGRYGKPFRIIKFRSMMHKAEPNGPQLSSQSDPRILPYGRFLRRTRIDELPQFWNVIVGDMSLVGPRPERQHYIDEIMRSAPHYRHLHKVRPGITSWGQVKFGYAENVDQMIRRLKYDILYIENMSLAVDLKILAYTVLIILKGDGK; from the coding sequence ATGAACAAACGGAAACAGGTGGCCCGGTACATAGCGGCGGACCTCCTTGGGTCCGCGGCTGCATGGACGTTGTTCTGGATCTACAGGAAAATGGAACTGGAACCGGCGAAGTTCCAGTACGACATCCCGCTCACCTTCGATCAGAACTTCTTCAAGGGCCTTGTCCTCCTTCCGCTCTTCTGGTTCGGATTGTACACGTTGATCGGCGGTTATACGGACATCTATCGCCGCTTCCGGACCAAAGAAGTGGGACAAACGCTTTTGATCTCGCTCATCGGGGTCTCGGTCATCTTCTTCACGCTGCTCCTCGATGATGAGGTGGAGGACCATCTGCGCTCGTTCATCGCCCTCTTCATCCTCCATTTCGGCATCACGTTCACATTGCGCTTCCGGCTCACGAGCCGCACGGTGGCACGTGTTCATGACCGGCGTTACGGTTTCAATACCGTGCTGGTCGGCGGCAACGAGCGCGCTTTGGCCATCTACAACGAGATCGAAGCCATGCCGAAGAGCCCTGGCAACCGGTTCATCGGCTTCGTCCAGGTGAACGGCAGTGACCAACAACTGACCGCGGTCGGTTTGAAGCGGTTGGGGAAGATCAATGAACTCCAACGCATCATACCCGAATACGGTGTGGAGGAAGTGATCGTAGCGGTCGAAAGCGGCGAGCACGAACACATCAGCCGCATCCTCAACGAGGTGGAAGGCACCGGGGTGCGCACGAAGATCATTCCCGACATGTACGACATCCTGAGCGGCAGCGTGAAAATGACGAGCATCTTCGGCACGCCGCTGATCGAGGTGAATCCGCAGATCATGCCGGCGTGGCAGTTCAGCTTGAAGCGGACGATCGACGTTCTGCTGAGCGCATTGGCGCTGGCGGTGCTGGCTGTGCCCATGCTCATCATCGCGCTCATCGTGAAGCTCTCTTCCCCGGGCCCGGTGTTCTTCACGCAGGAGCGCGTTGGTCGTTATGGCAAGCCGTTCCGGATCATCAAGTTCCGCAGCATGATGCACAAAGCGGAACCGAACGGGCCGCAGCTCAGCAGCCAGAGCGATCCGCGCATCCTCCCCTACGGCCGTTTCCTGCGCCGCACACGCATCGATGAGCTGCCCCAGTTCTGGAACGTGATCGTCGGGGACATGAGCCTCGTGGGTCCCAGGCCCGAACGCCAGCATTACATCGACGAGATCATGCGATCGGCCCCGCACTACCGGCACCTCCACAAAGTGCGGCCGGGCATCACTAGCTGGGGCCAGGTCAAGTTCGGCTACGCGGAGAACGTGGACCAGATGATCCGCCGGTTGAAGTACGACATACTGTACATCGAGAACATGAGCCTGGCCGTGGACCTGAAGATCCTGGCCTACACGGTGCTCATCATCCTGAAGGGTGACGGCAAGTAG
- a CDS encoding metal-dependent hydrolase, which produces MPSAFGHAVAALAIAKASPRVAFTVRTALLGVLCAVVPDADVVAFSLDIPYEHVLGHRGITHSFAFAAVLAWMVGFSYPVAQRSFGLWLVFFLATASHPLLDMCTSGGLGCALFAPFHNARYFFPWRPIAVSPIEASAFFGEWGLRVLKSEALWIGLPSLAVVLVSTWLKTRRKVH; this is translated from the coding sequence ATGCCCTCGGCGTTCGGGCATGCTGTTGCCGCGCTGGCCATCGCGAAGGCCTCGCCAAGAGTGGCCTTCACCGTGCGCACAGCTCTGCTCGGCGTTCTGTGTGCCGTTGTTCCCGATGCCGATGTCGTCGCCTTCAGCTTGGACATCCCGTACGAGCATGTGCTGGGCCATCGCGGCATCACGCATTCCTTCGCTTTCGCGGCTGTGCTCGCTTGGATGGTGGGCTTCTCCTACCCCGTTGCCCAACGATCGTTCGGGCTTTGGCTCGTTTTCTTCCTCGCCACGGCCAGCCATCCCCTGCTGGACATGTGCACCTCGGGTGGGTTGGGTTGTGCTTTGTTCGCCCCGTTCCACAACGCCCGGTACTTCTTCCCGTGGCGGCCGATCGCTGTTTCACCAATTGAAGCCAGCGCCTTCTTCGGGGAATGGGGCCTGCGGGTCCTCAAGAGCGAAGCCCTGTGGATCGGACTTCCGTCATTGGCTGTGGTGCTGGTGTCCACATGGTTGAAAACGCGACGGAAGGTGCACTAG
- a CDS encoding Gfo/Idh/MocA family oxidoreductase has translation MTEPALRIGVLGAGHLGRIHVQQWQQVEGCHVVGLYDPHPEKRGAVGKEFAVAPFADQASLIAAADVVDVVTPTPAHHACATAAMQAGKHVFIEKPITHTLAEARDLIALAERMGVRAQVGHVERFNPAFVKAQAWLNAPMFIETHRLAEFQPRGTDVPVVLDLMIHDLDIILHVVDSPVESISASGVAVLSDSPDICNARIAFANGCVANLTASRISLKKMRKSRFFQRDAYVAVDMLTKEAEVVRMRNADGPVDPFAMTIDLGDRGTKIMEFEKPTLLPANAIHDELASFARAIRTGSAVEVPLTDGYRALELAHGVLEAMGQRNVL, from the coding sequence ATGACGGAACCAGCCTTGCGCATTGGAGTATTGGGCGCAGGCCATTTGGGGAGGATCCACGTGCAGCAATGGCAACAAGTAGAGGGTTGCCACGTCGTCGGTCTGTACGATCCGCACCCGGAAAAACGCGGCGCGGTGGGCAAGGAGTTCGCCGTCGCCCCGTTCGCGGATCAGGCATCCTTGATCGCCGCTGCCGACGTGGTTGACGTGGTGACCCCCACTCCTGCGCACCACGCCTGTGCCACCGCCGCCATGCAAGCCGGTAAGCACGTGTTCATCGAGAAACCGATCACGCACACGTTGGCTGAAGCGCGCGACCTGATCGCCTTGGCCGAGCGCATGGGCGTGAGGGCGCAAGTCGGCCACGTGGAGCGGTTCAATCCGGCTTTCGTGAAGGCCCAGGCTTGGTTGAACGCCCCTATGTTCATTGAGACGCACCGGCTGGCCGAGTTCCAACCGAGGGGAACCGATGTGCCCGTTGTGCTCGACCTGATGATCCACGACCTGGACATAATCCTCCATGTTGTGGACAGTCCGGTGGAGAGCATTAGTGCCAGCGGCGTGGCTGTCCTCAGTGATTCCCCGGACATCTGCAACGCCCGCATCGCTTTCGCGAACGGTTGCGTGGCCAACCTCACCGCGAGCCGGATCAGCCTGAAAAAAATGCGCAAATCCCGGTTCTTCCAACGCGATGCATACGTGGCCGTGGACATGCTGACCAAAGAAGCCGAGGTGGTGCGCATGCGGAATGCCGATGGCCCGGTGGACCCGTTCGCGATGACCATTGATCTGGGCGATCGCGGGACGAAGATCATGGAGTTCGAGAAGCCCACTTTGCTCCCTGCCAATGCCATACACGACGAACTGGCCTCCTTCGCCCGTGCCATACGAACGGGTTCGGCGGTGGAAGTGCCTTTGACCGACGGGTACAGGGCATTGGAACTGGCCCACGGGGTACTGGAGGCCATGGGTCAGCGCAATGTTCTTTGA
- a CDS encoding cyanophycinase, whose translation MAPKGKLIAIGGNEDKGKDPEAGHNTKVFTHNFIEEGILRRVVDEMGGTSARIAVITSASSIPDEVGANYIEAFGRLGVKDIDVLDIRERSHAKMDMIKRLAKADGVMMSGGNQLRLTTIFGGTAFLQLMKRRYEEESGFVIAGTSAGAMCMSSTMIYQGHSSSGLIKGGVKLTTGAALIHDVIIDSHFVERGRFSRLSQAVAANPAAIGIGLGEDTGVVITDSDMLETIGSGQVMIFDGHEISYSDYADVEEGEPFSIEGMKVHIISKGHSYSVKQRMFTAVKVHAKS comes from the coding sequence ATGGCACCCAAAGGCAAGCTCATCGCCATCGGCGGCAACGAGGACAAGGGCAAGGACCCGGAGGCCGGTCACAACACCAAGGTCTTCACTCACAACTTCATCGAGGAAGGTATTCTGCGCCGCGTGGTGGACGAGATGGGTGGCACGAGCGCCCGCATCGCCGTTATCACCAGCGCCAGCAGCATCCCCGATGAAGTTGGCGCCAACTACATTGAAGCCTTCGGCCGGCTGGGCGTGAAGGACATCGACGTGCTCGACATCCGGGAGCGCAGCCATGCGAAGATGGACATGATCAAGCGGTTGGCCAAGGCCGATGGCGTGATGATGAGCGGCGGCAACCAGTTGCGGCTCACGACCATCTTCGGCGGAACGGCCTTCCTGCAACTCATGAAGCGCCGCTACGAGGAAGAATCCGGCTTCGTGATCGCGGGCACAAGCGCCGGGGCGATGTGCATGAGCAGCACCATGATCTACCAGGGCCACAGCAGCAGCGGGCTCATCAAAGGCGGCGTGAAGCTGACCACCGGGGCGGCGCTGATCCATGACGTGATCATCGACAGCCACTTCGTGGAGCGCGGGCGGTTCAGCCGCCTATCGCAGGCAGTTGCCGCCAACCCGGCCGCCATCGGTATCGGCCTAGGCGAAGACACGGGCGTGGTGATCACCGACTCCGACATGCTGGAGACCATCGGCAGCGGGCAGGTGATGATCTTCGATGGCCACGAGATCAGCTACAGCGACTACGCCGACGTGGAGGAAGGCGAGCCCTTCAGCATCGAAGGCATGAAGGTGCACATCATCAGCAAGGGCCACAGCTACAGCGTGAAGCAGCGCATGTTCACGGCGGTGAAGGTGCACGCAAAAAGCTAG
- a CDS encoding 3-hydroxybutyryl-CoA dehydrogenase (converts (S)-3-hydroxybutanoyl-CoA to 3-acetoacetyl-CoA), translated as MNISVIGAGQMGNGIAHVFAAAGHKVTVVDLQQANLDKALTTIGKNFDRQIAKGTSTAEQKAAALGNITTNTNTADGVKQAELVVEAATENVDLKLRIFKDLDANAPSKAILATNTSSISITRIAAATLRPAQVIGMHFMNPVPVMKLVEVIRGYNTSDAVTKTIMDLSAAIGKVPVEVNDYAGFVSNRILMPMINEAIETLFQGVGGVAEIDTVMKLGMAHPMGPLQLADFIGLDTCLAILRVLQDGFGNPKYAPCPLLVQMVTAGKLGVKSGEGFYTYIAGNKDLVVAPAFTR; from the coding sequence ATGAACATTTCAGTCATCGGTGCCGGCCAGATGGGCAATGGCATAGCGCACGTCTTCGCAGCCGCGGGGCACAAAGTCACCGTGGTCGATCTCCAGCAAGCCAACCTGGACAAGGCACTGACCACCATCGGCAAGAACTTCGACAGGCAGATCGCCAAAGGGACCTCGACGGCTGAACAAAAGGCCGCAGCACTGGGCAACATCACCACGAACACGAACACGGCCGATGGCGTCAAGCAGGCCGAACTGGTGGTGGAGGCCGCTACGGAGAACGTGGACCTCAAGCTGCGTATCTTCAAGGACCTCGATGCGAACGCGCCGTCGAAAGCCATTCTTGCGACGAACACCAGCAGCATCAGCATCACGCGTATTGCGGCGGCCACACTGCGGCCCGCCCAAGTGATCGGCATGCATTTCATGAACCCGGTGCCGGTGATGAAGCTCGTGGAAGTGATCCGCGGGTACAACACCAGCGATGCCGTGACCAAGACCATCATGGACCTGAGCGCTGCCATCGGCAAGGTGCCCGTGGAGGTGAACGACTACGCCGGGTTCGTGAGCAACCGCATCCTCATGCCGATGATCAACGAGGCCATTGAGACGCTCTTCCAAGGGGTGGGCGGCGTGGCGGAGATCGATACGGTGATGAAGCTCGGCATGGCGCATCCGATGGGGCCGCTGCAATTGGCCGACTTCATCGGGCTCGATACCTGCCTGGCCATCCTGCGCGTGCTGCAGGACGGTTTCGGCAACCCGAAGTACGCTCCCTGCCCGTTGCTGGTGCAGATGGTGACCGCCGGCAAGCTGGGGGTGAAGAGCGGTGAAGGTTTCTATACGTACATCG
- a CDS encoding glycosyltransferase family 2 protein, giving the protein MDLSIVVPLFEEKESLDELVGRLHSVIRGLGLNYEIILVDDGSRDGSWEEINRLRIQDSRVKGIRFGRNYGKSPALNEGFMAAQGKVVITMDADLQDDPDELPELYRMITVDGFDLVSGWKKKRYDPLSKTIPTKLFNWATRRMSGVQLHDFNCGLKAYKSEVVKNIEVFGEMHRYIPFIAHKEGYRRIGEKEVKHHARKHGKTKFGLNRFINGFLDLLTIAFIFRFGKKPMHFFGALGTLMFVLGSGAAAWLLASKAYHSWVLGTLAPKVTDQPLFFVGLTAMVIGVQLFTVGFVAELVSRNSPERNRYRIAERVGC; this is encoded by the coding sequence ATGGACCTGTCCATCGTTGTCCCCCTGTTCGAGGAGAAGGAGTCGTTGGACGAGCTGGTCGGGCGCCTTCACAGCGTCATCCGAGGGTTGGGCCTCAACTACGAGATCATCCTTGTGGACGATGGCAGCCGTGACGGGTCGTGGGAGGAGATCAACCGGCTCCGCATTCAAGATAGCCGCGTGAAAGGAATCCGCTTCGGGCGCAATTACGGCAAGAGCCCCGCGCTCAACGAAGGCTTCATGGCGGCACAGGGCAAGGTGGTCATCACCATGGATGCCGACCTGCAGGACGATCCGGACGAATTGCCCGAGCTCTACCGCATGATCACCGTGGACGGCTTCGACCTGGTGAGCGGATGGAAGAAGAAGCGCTACGACCCCCTGAGCAAGACCATCCCCACCAAGCTCTTCAACTGGGCCACGCGGCGCATGAGCGGGGTGCAGCTGCACGACTTCAACTGCGGGCTGAAGGCCTACAAAAGCGAAGTGGTGAAGAACATCGAAGTGTTCGGTGAGATGCACCGCTACATCCCGTTCATCGCGCACAAGGAGGGCTACCGGCGCATCGGGGAGAAGGAGGTGAAGCACCACGCGCGCAAGCACGGCAAGACCAAGTTCGGACTGAACCGCTTCATCAACGGGTTCCTGGACCTGCTCACCATCGCGTTCATCTTCCGCTTCGGCAAGAAGCCCATGCACTTCTTCGGTGCCCTGGGTACGCTCATGTTCGTGCTCGGGTCCGGTGCTGCTGCGTGGTTGCTAGCCAGCAAGGCCTACCACAGTTGGGTGCTGGGCACGCTAGCGCCGAAAGTCACTGACCAGCCGCTGTTCTTCGTGGGCCTCACGGCAATGGTCATCGGTGTGCAGCTCTTCACGGTGGGCTTCGTGGCCGAACTCGTAAGCCGCAATTCGCCGGAGCGGAACCGGTACAGGATAGCGGAGAGGGTGGGGTGCTGA
- a CDS encoding SDR family oxidoreductase gives MSTYRKVVLVTGGSSGLGLAICSRLSALGHTVYGTSRKPDRDPSGWRLIAMDITDEGSVERAVQEVLLREQRIDVVVNNAGLGIQGAAEDIDVALAQRLFDANVFGAHRVCRAVLPTMRQQRSGLIINVSSIAANFGLPYRAFYSASKAALDRYSEALRIEVKPFGVKVVTVQPGEFKTNIAGSRLKPERVSEPYAKGYERAMEVLGGSLHYSRDPDELAQVVAKIIASPKPGTVYRVAQGVQKLSVQLKKLLPGHTFERMVGKHYE, from the coding sequence ATGTCCACCTACAGGAAGGTCGTTCTGGTCACCGGCGGCAGCAGCGGATTGGGTTTGGCCATTTGTAGCCGCCTTTCAGCCTTGGGCCATACGGTCTATGGCACCAGCCGGAAACCTGACCGCGACCCCAGCGGCTGGCGCTTGATCGCCATGGACATTACGGACGAAGGGTCCGTGGAGCGCGCCGTTCAGGAGGTCCTGCTTCGCGAACAGCGCATCGATGTGGTGGTGAACAACGCCGGCTTGGGCATACAGGGTGCGGCGGAAGACATTGACGTAGCCCTGGCGCAGCGGCTCTTCGATGCCAACGTGTTCGGGGCGCATCGCGTTTGCCGTGCCGTGCTGCCCACCATGCGGCAGCAACGCAGCGGCCTCATCATCAACGTCAGCAGCATAGCCGCCAACTTCGGCCTGCCCTACCGCGCTTTCTACAGCGCCAGCAAAGCTGCACTGGACCGCTACAGCGAGGCCCTGCGCATCGAGGTGAAGCCCTTCGGCGTGAAGGTGGTGACCGTGCAGCCCGGCGAGTTCAAGACCAACATCGCCGGTAGCCGGCTGAAGCCGGAACGTGTGTCGGAGCCGTACGCCAAAGGGTATGAGCGCGCCATGGAAGTGCTGGGTGGAAGCCTGCACTACAGCCGCGACCCCGATGAACTGGCGCAGGTGGTTGCGAAGATCATCGCATCGCCGAAGCCGGGAACGGTGTACCGGGTGGCCCAGGGCGTTCAAAAGCTGAGCGTTCAGTTGAAGAAGCTGCTACCGGGCCACACCTTCGAGCGGATGGTGGGCAAACACTACGAGTAA
- a CDS encoding protein-L-isoaspartate(D-aspartate) O-methyltransferase — MPRDTYKHQGARRRLVEELRAKGITQGPVLDAIGAVPRHLFIDDTAFEHHAYEDKAFPIGCGQTISQPYTVAFQTALLEIQPGMTVLEVGTGCGYQTAVLSCMGLKVFSIERHRPLYFSTRERLQRLGYRATTVHGDGFKGLPQFAPFDRVIVTCGAPHVPEALVSQVKTGGRMVIPVGQGPDQSMLSISRTADGAMEQREHGAFRFVPMLEDRVK, encoded by the coding sequence ATGCCGCGGGACACTTACAAGCACCAAGGAGCGCGCAGGCGCTTGGTGGAGGAATTGAGAGCCAAAGGGATCACTCAGGGCCCGGTCCTCGATGCCATTGGAGCCGTACCTCGGCACTTGTTCATCGATGACACCGCATTTGAACACCATGCCTACGAGGACAAGGCTTTTCCCATAGGGTGTGGACAAACCATCTCCCAACCTTACACGGTGGCTTTCCAAACAGCGCTTCTGGAGATACAACCCGGCATGACCGTGCTTGAGGTAGGCACGGGGTGTGGTTACCAGACCGCAGTGCTGAGCTGTATGGGGTTGAAAGTGTTCTCCATTGAGCGGCACCGGCCTCTTTATTTCAGCACCAGGGAGCGGCTCCAGCGATTGGGTTACCGTGCAACAACGGTCCATGGTGATGGGTTCAAGGGCTTGCCCCAGTTCGCGCCGTTCGATAGGGTTATCGTCACCTGCGGGGCTCCGCATGTGCCAGAGGCGCTCGTCAGCCAAGTGAAGACGGGTGGTAGGATGGTCATTCCGGTGGGGCAGGGCCCGGACCAAAGCATGCTATCCATTTCGCGCACGGCAGATGGGGCGATGGAGCAAAGGGAGCATGGTGCGTTCCGGTTCGTGCCCATGCTTGAGGACAGGGTCAAGTGA
- a CDS encoding NAD(P)H-hydrate dehydratase: MLPVLTAQLVRTAEAYTLQRQGITSSQLMERAAVRCVHWLTSNEDSWGLGERIEYLVLCGPGNNGGDGLAIARLLAGCGRTVSVVQPEAANCTGDNEVNARRLPASVPRVPVDAVNEVLRKGEILVVDALFGAGLVRPLDGHWVALVEEVNSANCPVVSIDAPSGINVDGLIWPGSSAVEADVTIGLGCFKPAYLFREFEPFVGRLEMLPIGLDFDSHFNVNDALYICEEQDVVEIIPAYRQYAHKGDHGHAAIVAGGPGMLGAAVLATRAALRSGTGLVTAVVPEDGLRVLHVAAPEAVVQVQGDGMHVAFSAMGIGPGLGTDRGGYLRSLLSGHHGTLVLDADALNTMATERGLLQLLRPGTILTPHPKEFDRLFGPHGSSMERVQRAAREAMERSLVIVLKGAHTAVCAPNGTVHFNPTGDPGMAKGGSGDVLTGLLTGLLARGMVPFEAARTGVWLHGLAGTLAAQKIGRDGMTATDIVECLPEAWRELREIPSE; encoded by the coding sequence ATGTTACCGGTCCTCACAGCACAACTGGTCCGTACGGCCGAAGCTTACACGCTTCAACGCCAGGGTATCACGTCCTCACAACTGATGGAACGGGCTGCCGTGCGGTGCGTGCATTGGCTCACTTCCAATGAGGACAGTTGGGGCCTAGGGGAGCGGATCGAATACCTCGTTCTCTGCGGACCGGGGAACAATGGCGGTGATGGTCTGGCGATCGCGCGCCTCTTGGCCGGTTGTGGTCGCACGGTGAGCGTGGTCCAACCCGAAGCTGCGAATTGCACCGGTGACAATGAAGTGAATGCCCGCCGGCTGCCTGCATCCGTGCCCCGGGTCCCGGTTGACGCGGTGAACGAGGTCCTGCGTAAAGGAGAGATCCTCGTGGTGGATGCGTTGTTCGGGGCTGGTCTTGTGCGGCCCTTGGATGGGCATTGGGTAGCGCTGGTTGAAGAGGTGAATAGCGCGAACTGTCCGGTCGTGAGTATTGACGCCCCCTCGGGTATCAACGTGGATGGGCTCATCTGGCCCGGCTCCAGTGCAGTGGAAGCTGATGTGACCATAGGGTTGGGCTGCTTCAAACCGGCCTATTTGTTCAGGGAGTTCGAGCCGTTCGTGGGGCGCTTGGAAATGCTGCCCATCGGACTGGATTTCGATTCGCATTTTAATGTCAACGATGCTTTATATATCTGTGAAGAGCAGGATGTAGTTGAAATCATTCCAGCGTATCGGCAGTACGCTCACAAAGGCGACCATGGTCATGCGGCGATCGTGGCGGGCGGCCCTGGAATGCTGGGCGCTGCTGTTCTTGCAACGCGCGCTGCGCTCAGAAGCGGAACCGGCTTGGTTACGGCCGTTGTTCCTGAGGACGGTCTACGCGTTCTTCATGTCGCTGCCCCGGAAGCCGTGGTGCAGGTGCAGGGCGATGGGATGCACGTTGCGTTCTCGGCCATGGGCATTGGACCTGGCTTGGGTACCGATCGAGGTGGGTACCTGAGGTCCTTGCTTTCAGGACACCACGGGACCCTTGTCCTTGATGCGGATGCGCTGAACACGATGGCGACCGAGAGGGGCTTGCTGCAGCTGCTGCGGCCCGGAACCATTTTGACGCCCCATCCGAAGGAGTTCGATCGGCTGTTCGGGCCGCATGGCAGCTCAATGGAGCGTGTTCAGCGTGCCGCGCGCGAGGCGATGGAGAGAAGCTTGGTCATTGTGCTCAAGGGAGCTCACACTGCCGTTTGTGCACCCAACGGCACGGTGCATTTCAACCCCACGGGGGATCCGGGAATGGCCAAGGGTGGAAGCGGCGATGTCCTTACCGGCCTCTTGACCGGACTCTTGGCCAGGGGCATGGTGCCCTTCGAGGCAGCACGCACCGGCGTATGGCTGCATGGTTTGGCAGGCACCCTCGCGGCGCAGAAAATCGGTCGCGACGGCATGACCGCAACCGACATTGTTGAATGCTTGCCGGAGGCCTGGCGCGAGCTGCGCGAAATACCCTCAGAATAG
- the tnpA gene encoding IS200/IS605 family transposase has translation MSTYLSLHYHVVFSTKNRVPCLTKDWRDDLHSYLSGTVKGLGGFPQSTDGWNDHVHLLFGLKATHAVADVVRELKKASTAWVRDAGHVQGFAWQEGYAAFSVGHRERAVVRAYIDAQEAHHRVRGYRDELLALLDENGVEYDPPYFT, from the coding sequence ATGTCTACCTACCTCAGCCTGCATTACCATGTGGTCTTCTCAACCAAGAACCGCGTTCCCTGCTTGACGAAGGACTGGCGCGATGACCTGCACAGCTACTTGAGCGGCACCGTCAAAGGACTAGGCGGATTCCCGCAAAGCACCGATGGATGGAACGACCACGTGCATCTATTGTTCGGCTTGAAGGCCACCCACGCCGTTGCCGATGTTGTCCGTGAATTGAAGAAGGCATCCACAGCTTGGGTGAGAGATGCCGGACATGTGCAAGGTTTCGCCTGGCAGGAGGGTTACGCGGCCTTCAGCGTCGGGCATCGGGAACGCGCTGTGGTGCGCGCTTACATTGATGCACAGGAAGCGCATCATCGTGTTCGAGGCTACAGGGATGAACTGCTCGCATTGCTCGACGAGAACGGCGTTGAATACGACCCCCCGTATTTCACCTGA
- a CDS encoding threonylcarbamoyl-AMP synthase, with the protein MAVATVLAVHPKDPEARKVKEVVSVLADGGIVIAPTDAVYAFICSSQQPRAIERLASLKGVRPEKAELSLICRDLSDASLYARQMDTAVFRMMKKALPGPYTFILPATAEVPNLFKVKRRTVGIRVPAHPILQAILTELGHPLVAASVHGPDPFITHAYKVEEIQEQFAAKVDLIIDGGPGAIVGSTVIDVTGAEPHIVREGAGPVEGLF; encoded by the coding sequence GTGGCCGTAGCAACAGTGTTGGCGGTGCATCCGAAAGACCCGGAAGCCCGCAAAGTGAAGGAGGTGGTGAGCGTGCTGGCCGATGGCGGGATCGTCATTGCGCCGACGGATGCCGTGTATGCGTTCATCTGCAGCTCGCAACAACCCCGGGCCATCGAACGGCTCGCTTCCCTCAAAGGCGTTCGTCCGGAAAAGGCTGAATTGTCGCTCATCTGCCGCGATCTGAGCGATGCGTCGCTTTATGCCCGCCAGATGGACACTGCCGTCTTCCGCATGATGAAGAAAGCGCTTCCAGGGCCTTACACGTTCATTCTTCCAGCCACGGCAGAGGTGCCCAATCTCTTCAAGGTGAAGCGGCGCACCGTGGGCATCCGGGTTCCGGCCCATCCGATCCTCCAAGCCATCCTTACAGAACTCGGGCATCCTCTCGTTGCGGCCTCGGTGCATGGCCCCGATCCATTCATCACGCACGCCTACAAGGTCGAGGAGATCCAAGAGCAGTTCGCAGCCAAGGTCGATCTGATCATTGACGGCGGCCCGGGGGCCATCGTTGGCAGTACTGTCATTGATGTTACCGGAGCCGAACCGCACATCGTGCGTGAAGGCGCTGGCCCGGTAGAGGGTCTATTCTGA